The following proteins are encoded in a genomic region of Dromaius novaehollandiae isolate bDroNov1 chromosome 29, bDroNov1.hap1, whole genome shotgun sequence:
- the LOC135323902 gene encoding olfactory receptor 6E1-like, with product MGNTTIIFLVHVDQRLQTPMYFFISSLAFLEIWFTSSTTITLLVTLSSGRRTISLSSCFAQSYFYFALGCTEFALLVVMSFDRYVAICQPLHYAAIMKQQLCTHLVVAAWVVGFTLASYHLVLLSKLTFCSPNKIHHFFCDNSPLFKLSCSDTSLLWKADSILILFVVLGSLCLITVSYMCIFRCILHMPAVSGRKKAFATCSSHLTSLAIVYGSCIVLYARPSEDVSLETNRVVALLNTVLYPFLNPFIYSLRNKPVKLALKEVLGRAKVRLFPQLWCFSGQQF from the coding sequence ATGGGGAACACAACAATCATTTTCCTCGTGCATGTGGATCAGCGCCTGCAAACCcctatgtactttttcatcagcagtctggcattcctggaaatttggtttacatcctccacaaccaTCACATTGCTGGTGACTTtgagctctggtaggagaacaatctccttaagcagctgctttgcccaatcctatttctattttgccctgggttgtacagagtttgctctgcttgttgtcatgtcctttgaccgctacgttgccatctgccagcctttgcattatgctgccatcatgaagcagcagctctgcacccacctggtTGTTGCTGCATGGGTCGTAGGCTTCACACTCGCGAGTTaccacctggtcctgctctcaaagctgactttctgtagTCCCAACAAGATCCACcactttttttgtgacaactcccCCTTATTCaagctgtcctgctctgacaccagcctgctttggaaagcagactctattttgatattgtttgtagtgctgggttccttatgtctAATCacggtgtcctacatgtgcatcttccgctgtattctgcacatgccagcagtgtctgggaggaagaaagcttttgctacgtgttcttcccatctcaccaGCTTAGCCATtgtatatggaagctgcattgttctctatgcacggccctcagaagatgtttccttggagaccaacagagttgtagctttgctgaacactgtcctgtacccattcttaaaccccttcatctacagtctcagaaacaagcctgtgaaactggccctgaaggAAGTCCTTGGCCGTGCGAAGGTTCGGCTTTTTCCCCAGCTATGGTGCTTCTCGGGACAGCAATTCTAA